A region from the Mustela erminea isolate mMusErm1 chromosome 2, mMusErm1.Pri, whole genome shotgun sequence genome encodes:
- the ARL9 gene encoding ADP-ribosylation factor-like protein 9: MEKGKVMEKGKVMEKGKVMEKGKAVEKGKVIEKGKVNEKGKVNDKGKVMKKGKEPEKEKIREKGKEEKKTEVEKEKIKGREKGKEKSNCKEEEKRKERETEKEKEQLKGKEEKEQKDNSALTKPPLEPPEKNKQILVLGLDGAGKTSVLHSLALNRVQHSVAPTQGFNAVCINTEDSQMEFLEIGGSEPFRSYWEMYLSRGLLLIFVVDSADHNRLPEAKKHLHQLIETNPILPLVVFANKQDLEAAYRITDIHEALALSEVGNDRKMFLFGTQVTENGSEIPSVMQDAKDLIAHLAADMQ; encoded by the exons ATGGAGAAGGGAAAGGTGATGGAGAAGGGAAAGGTGATGGAGAAGGGGAAGGTGATGGAGAAGGGGAAGGCGGTGGAGAAGGGGAAGGTGATAGAGAAGGGGAAGGTgaatgagaaggggaaggtgaATGATAAGGGGAAGGTgatgaagaaggggaaggagccagagaaagagaaaattcgggaaaaaggaaaagaagagaaaaagacggaggtggagaaggagaaaattaaggggagagagaaaggaaaggagaagagtaactgtaaggaggaggagaagaggaaagagcgGGAGAccgagaaagagaaggaacagctcaagggaaaagaagagaaagagcagaaggacAACAGCGCCCTGACAAAGCCCCCGCTGGAGCCGCCG gagaaaaataagCAGATCCTTGTGTTGGGCCTGGATGGAGCAGGAAAGACCAGCGTTCTGCACTCTCTAGCTTTAAACAGAGTCCAGCACAGCGTGGCACCCACCCAAGGTTTCAATGCAGTATGCATCAACACCGAGGATAGCCAGATGGAGTTTCTGGAGA TTGGTGGCAGTGAACCTTTCCGTTCCTATTGGGAAATGTACCTATCCAGAGGATTGCTGCTGATCTTTGTGGTGGACTCAGCTGATCACAACAGATTACCTGAAGCCAAGAAACACCTTCATCAATTAATTGAAACAAACCCAATCCTTCCTCTGGTTGTGTTTGCAAACAAACAG GATCTCGAAGCAGCCTATCGTATTACAGATATCCATGAAGCTTTGGCATTGTCTGAGGTGGGAAATGACAGGAAGATGTTCTTGTTTGGAACCCAAGTGACTGAGAACGGCTCAGAAATACCCTCCGTTATGCAAGATGCCAAAGACTTGATTGCACACCTGGCTGCAGATATGCAGTGA